Within Coffea arabica cultivar ET-39 chromosome 4e, Coffea Arabica ET-39 HiFi, whole genome shotgun sequence, the genomic segment CAGGGAGTGTTTTTTAATGTCTTATGGGTGGAATTGTATGTTTTTTGACATTAGGTAAGTGAGCGAGAAATAAAATGTGTAGAGGTGTCTAAACATTTTGAGCTTTATTTTCATGGCCAATGTGCTAACGATTGATGTTAAGCACTTGTATTATTTATCTATTTCATTTTTGCAGTCATAATCATTGAAACTCATTGCTCCTTAAGCTTTGAAAAATTAGAACTTTTTATTGCTGGCTTATCTATtagatcctttcttttctttcttctataTTGCATTATTTGTCTGCTGAAACATAGGAAAATAAACAGTAGTTGGTTTTTTTCCATTTCACAAGGCAATACTCTGTCATTTGCTAAACATCTGGAGAAGAATCTTATctacttttccaattttttcaaaatgcaaAAGTATCACCTTCCCGGAAAGAAAAGTCTGCATGAAGCCATGGAAAATACTAGCATTAATGCTACTTACTTTTTTGTTTGCAGATCGAGGGCATTGACCACAAAGTACAATTCTGTCCCTGAAGAAGCTTCAAGACCATTTGATTGTGGCCGTGATGGATTTGTGTAAGTTGCTTGTCTGTTATCCTGAGTATATTGGATTGCATAACACAAGTTCTTTCAGCTTCTCTTaacttttattaaaatacaGGATAGCTGAAGGTTCTGGTATCATGGTGTTGGAGGTGAGTTTAGTCACAGATATAGTAATCAAACTTCCCTTTGCAGAAATATAAGATGTGAAGATCATTATCCCAATTAAGAAAATAAGTTGTAGCATCCAATTTCTACTTGGTCTTGAGGTTTTCTTGGTTGGTCTATGTAATGTTTTACATGCAATTAGTGGCTTATTTGATGACAATATGTATATTGAGTCACATTTTTCACTAGTTCACACATACTAGTGGACTCTGAGGATAAATGTCAATCGAGAAAATGGCAGAACATGCATTAGATGCAAAATGATTGCATGTGTCTGTTAGTAATTcctttttttacttttgattGGTAAGTGAGAGAATGGGAGGAAATTAACAGATAAAAGAAAGGTAACTTTTGGATGTACAAAGCTCATGAAAAGCCCTATTATGAATTTCTAACGGATAACTTCGCATAGGTATGTACAAATCTCAGGAAAAGTCCTTTTTATGGATTCAGTTGTTAAACAACTTTTTGTGCTTCTTAAATATGCTTTTCTTGAAATCTTTCATTGATTGCAGTGacttcttttaatttcttaagGAGCTAGAACATGCACAGAGGCGAGGAGCTAAAATCTATGCAGAACTCCGTGGTTATGGGATGTCAGGTTTGGGCTTTGGATTGTTTGTTACGATAGTACTGCAATCATACATTTTCTTATCCCTTGATCCTTCTATTCATTCTTCTGTTGAGCTTGTAACTGCACATATTTCTTTCTTCAGGTGATGCATATCACATTACACAACCACATGCTGACGGAAGGGGTGCCATTTTAGCCATGACACGTGCTTTAGAGCAGGTCAGCATTGTCCATTTCGTGTTTTCTTGTAGGTTTTATAAGCATGACTAGTGGACAAATATCTATAGATTTTTCCAATTACTTTAACACTCTTTGTTCATATAGTTGGTCACTTTCAAGAAGCATAACAAAACATAATCTTGTCTGACAACATAACAAGATAACATAACGAGATTTCAGGTGATTCCTCTTTGGAGCTTTGCCACCTGTTACTTTTTGGGTTATTCTCTCACATATCTATACTATTTTAGTGGTGCACAAGCAAGTTTCTAAAATTCTGTTCTTTCTTCTGTCAGGGTTTAGGTGGGGAGCGAAAAGCATTTGGTTTTTGTAAGATTTCTTTTTGGGGTTGTAAGAGAGTGTGGGGAAGATGTGGGAGGTAATTATATAAGCTGCTTGTTGAAGGATAAGAAGAACTCCCTAGAACTTGTGTGCATGGACTTGACCTCCCTTTTAAGTCCTACTCTTTTGGTTCTTATGCATTCAGATGTTAAGAATCTTGGGAAACTTTAAACAATTTTTGTGTTGCTGTATTGATGAAAATGTTTCTAACAGTTTGCTTTTCTGACACTGGCAGTCTGGTCTCCATCCTAACCAAGTGGATTACATTAATGCCCATGCTACATCTACACCTTTGGGTAAATTGTCCAATTGCAGAACCATTCACTAAGAACTTACTAATTGTCATGAAAGTATTGAGTATTTTCtgcactattttttttttttttgaatatttccACTCATATGTTACTTTAATACTTAGGTGACGCTGTCGAAGCGAATGCGATAAAATCTGTATTTTCAACACATGCAACATCTGGTTCTTTGGCCTTGTCTTCTACAAAGGTAATATGCATATCATACTATTGGGTTTTCTCGGACATTCAGTATATCAGGGTCATTTGGAGATTGCATTGTCAAAATGATAAGAGTTCCAAAATTTTCAGGAACTTTATGTGGATCTTCTTCTTCACGTTGAATTACAGGATTTAGAGATTGTCATCCTGTTGAACAACTATTTCTGTAATTATATTTGTTgatcttacatttttttttgactgACATTTTAGCACCCATTTCACTAccttgcttttgttttcttgttcaaaTTGTTAGAGTTCAGAAAGGAGGGTGGGGAGCAAAAAGCatttagtttttttgttttctccGATTAACTAGGAATTACTGTTTGGGTGATGAAACTCACCTTTTGAAATTCATGAATAACAAGTTAAACCTACTTTTATATGATATCTCGTGTGATGTGTCCATAGAGTAGAGCCAGATGCATCACCCTTTTCCCGCATTATGTTTCATCTTCCCGCACTTCTCACACTCAGAGTTTGTTCCATTCTGTAAAGTTGTGACAACAATCATTATTAAGCACCGTAAATAGAGATTTCCAAAGCCCTTATCAACCTCAGCCAAGGTCTTGCGAACACCAAACAGCACCAATAACTCTACCCCTCCATTGACACCAAGGAATCCGTTCTCAAATTCACAAGCTCAAAACTAAGAATAGGGAACTTAAATCCACTGTTAACTTCATTTCCAGCACCAGGAACCACTTTTCCAGCCCTTAATCTACCAAATTGTTGATATTGGACTATCCTTTGTGGTTGGGGTTTGTGGCAACTGCAACTTATATTTTCTGCTTGTTTTGATGCCACTTGTCACATTTTGAAACTGATAAGAATTCTCTTTTATCAAATTTTAGAAAGAGAGGGAGGGAGAAATTGCAAAGCCTGGTAAGGGTGGGGTTAGTTATAGGTTATCTTAAATCTCTCACCTCATTGGGACTGGGATAGAAATTTGGGGAGAGTTGAAAGGTGGGAAGGTACTTCTggcacaaaaaaagaaaagtatggTACTTCGATCAGAAAAGGGATAGAGTCTgttaaatttgttttattttcagTTGTCCCAAAAAGGGAAATAAAACTCACTGGCTTGACTTTGTCTTGGAAAATAAAGCAATTGAAATGGTTCGTAATTGATCTTGTAGTAGCTTGTATGATCCAACAACCCTTTTGCCCATCACTGCGTAGAAAATTTGTATTATGATTAATGTGTTACAATGTTTTATCTTCCGTGCCTGCAAAATCCTAAATTTGTAATGTTCGAATAACATGAATCAGGGAGCTATGGGCCATCTTCTTGGGGCAGCTGGAGCTGTGGAAGCAATATTCACTGTTTTGGCTATACACCATGTAAGGGAAGTTCAGTCAAGATTTCCAATGTCCTTCAAACCATAATCAACATTTCCTTAATTACCCTCTTACCTTTAATCACAAAAAGCATTTAGCACGAGCTCACCAAATCCTGGGACACATATTGGTGAACTTTTTCACAATATCAGTAATAGAATGTGATTATGCGGATGCAAGTCTGGTGCTACCGCATATAATtaaattgctggaatttctttctATAGGTGAAAGCTTCCCATATGGGGCAGGCTAATGCTGCAAATTAATAGCATCTCTCAACCTagttacttttgttattttgcaaaatttggGATGCCTTTCATGGGAAATTCCCTTCATTTGAGTCAAGTCTGGTCTACTGGAAAACTTTCTTGGGCACAGATTGAGGTCCTTTGGTTATTGTGAACTGATATTTGTGTTCCTTTTCTCGTGTGGAAATATCATGGCAGGGGATTGCTCCATTGACACTTAATCTAACAGAACCAGATCCAGTTTTCAGTAATGACTTCATGCCTCTTACTGCTTCAAAGGAGATGATTATCAAAGCGGCCATGTCAAATTCTTTTGGCTTTGGGGGAACAAATTCTTCCTTGTTATTTTCTTCCATCTCATGAATCTGTGTCAGCTCTATTAGTCTTCGAAACTCTTTCTTGTTCATCAGGGATAGCAACAAATACTGAAGAGTGTAGAACCTGCTGTTTCAGTGAGACAGAAtcgcaacatttttttttttttatttggtagATTCATTTATAGAATGTTTGTGTGGTGATGCCCATAGAGTTCTCAGTTATGAAATGGTGGCTTgtatgcaatcaattttgggatGATGAATCAGTATGGAAATGAATTTGCCATCATCAACTGCTAAGAATCAGTCATTCGGTTCGCTATAGTGAAAACTATAGCTGAGCGAGTTACAGAATTCAACCAACATTTGTTTTTAAAGAATCAAATTGTTGGGCAACTTCAGAAATGGTTTTATCTCCGTCCTTTTATTTTATCAGTTCAAGCTCCATTTTCCAGCACCATACCATCCATTATCCACAAAAAGGGCAAGCCTATATAGTGTCAAAGAATTCTTTTGAAGTTATCATAAATTCAAATCTCTCTCTCGCCTTTCTGATTCTTAAATCCCATTACTCCCTTTCTGATCCTTAAATCCCATTACTCCCtgctaccaaaaaaaaaaaaaatttcttgcaaAATGTTCTAACTAGACATGTCAATCCCAGTGCAACATGTTCTAACCAAAGTTAATATACGCTAAATACACTATTAGTGGTAGTGTAGAAAAGTTTTATCCATATAAAATATGTCCAAAATCTACCCTAAAAGGGGAGAGAAACATCAAAATAATGTCTAAAATAGGAGCGTTGGCGAGCCAAGTTGCTTGCGAGTAGCTTATGAGCGGCTTGGTCAAAAGTTTGGCTCGAATTCGATTTGATTGAGTTCGACCTCGAACTCGAGCTACTTGTTTTATGTAATAAGTGAACGAGTAGAGTTTGAGCATTAGTAGTAAATACTCGGGTAATTGACAAGAATAATcgtgtatttattttatttatatattatatattttaattatggaATGACTATTATTGGTTCGTATTTTAATAAATTCACATGAAGTAATGTTCAGTGAAAAAAAGTGACGGATGACAAAATGGTAATTTGAtaaatctaaaatgtaaaaaattaaaacaagaaaaaaaaaacttactcaATCTCGAGCTAAATAAGACTTGCAGTTTATTCAAGCTCAAACGAGTTGAATTCGAACTTAATTTCCATTATGTCGAGTCAAGTTCGAGCTGAAATTTATACTTGAGCTCAAGGTCAAGTAGCACTAATCGTGATCGAGTTCCGGCTCGGGTATGGTACTACTGGAGTTTGACTCGTTGAAATATTTTAAGGTATTTCTGTCCAGAAATATTTTGGGGTAAAAAGTGTTACCGAGGCTAATATTAGGGGGTTTACAAGTATTCATAATAAATTACAGAAACTAGTAACTGGGCGGGTTGATGAATCTGGATAAACCCGACCCTCCAGTGTAAACCGTTCATTTGTATTGGAGAAACAGAAACAGAAGAGctcgaagaagaagaagaagaataatgGGAGAAGTGGAGGAGAAAGCCGTATTGGAGAAGGTGGGAAACGTCGTCGCCTCAATCAACGGCTCCAAACACGTCGACCAAGTCATCTCCGCCGTCTATTCTCTCGCCGCCCTTCTCTTCCCCCTCGAGACTCTGTCTTTCATAGGTGAATTTAGTGTTTCTTAATCCCTTTCACTAATACCTGctactactttttttttggctgatttatttttttttgaaactgttTATTAGGTAGCATCAGTGAAAAATACAGGGATGAGGTACTTCAAAAATTTAGTTATTTATCTGTTATTATGCATGCAAAATAATTGTAGAACAGAATTGTGGATCTTAATGGTTCTTTTTAATTTCGAACTATAGGTGCGCAGCGTGGAGGCACTAAGTGAAAATCAGACAAAAGAATGGTGGAAGGTTTTTTACAAAGGAGCTGCATTTCCAGCTCTTGCTCGAGTTTTACTATATGGTACAAACAAAACAATgaaagtttgattttttttttttttgggtttagtTTACTAATGCGTGCTTAAGTgtggatttttgttttttttgtttttcgttGTGAGTTTCTACCGGAATCCAGTTTTTTTACTATAATTAAGAGAACAAATGGATGAAGAGCCTCAATGATTGTGCATTCTTATTGTTCGAGACAATATTAATGTTGATTTCTATataaccaaacaaaaaaaaaaaggagaaaaggttGCCGGTGCTAACAGAAGTACCAGTAAATGTTCCCTAGTGAAAATGGAAACTAAGAAAGTAAAAAGAAAGAATATAGTGCTATGTTACGTGTATATGTGTGAACTTACGCTTCTAAGGTACCTTGGATACTTGTTTTGCTTTTGCGAACCAAGCAGAAAAGAAGGAGAATATATCCGCTTTTGGGTTATATTTCTTTACTTTCTGTTTAACAGGTGACTGTTGTGCATGACTTCTGATGACAATTGGTGTTTATGTGTAGATGTTGCTTCTGATTGGCTGGTTTGTTTTCCCATTTCCGCAAGGAAAAATGTATACGATGTGTTTTTTGTCAAGGGCCGTATGACTGAGGTTGTTCAAGCTATAGTTCCTTGTCTGCAGAACAGAGGAAGCACTAGTTATGACACTAGTGCTGTCTATTCAAATGCTGAAAGGTAATGGTTTGTGGGAATTCAATTTTCCTTCTGTGTGGTCTGTTTGGTGATTCTTATGATTCTTATGCAATTTGTTGACTATGTCACTTCGTGAAGGATTAGCTGATTTCCTTTTTCCATTCTTAGTGGTGCTGTTGGACATAATTAAGAAGGCATTTATTATTATACTGTTTATGTTTCATGAATAAAGGGGCCACAAGGCCTATCAAATGTTTTAACATAAAACTCAGGGTATATATGGATACATGGGCCATTCCTGTAGTCTATAAGTGTACACAGTTGTTGCCATTTGAGTTGCTTTCTGTCAAGTATCAAATTATCTATACATGTTGAGATGTTGTTTCTTATCTAATTTTAGCTGTTTCATTCTCCCAATAAAAGTTGACATCTTTTGTTGCAATTATGTCCTGtgttcaaattttggtttcctTCATACGCCAAATCAGCAAGAGAAATGAGTGAAGAGAATGAAGAAAAACAAACACAAGTCTAGAAGCACTTTACAAAAATAATAATGAGTAAAATTGGTGAGAAAGATGCATCCCCAACTATTAGTAGATTGATGTTACAAATATTACTATTTATTACACTAGTTTTAATGAGATCTGATTTAGGAAGAAAGTAGTTTGATTTGCTCTCTTTGGGAAAAGGATAACTTCCTCCAGCTTTCCAATAGATGGAAAGGCATGGGAGAAAAGGTATGAAGACTAGGAGAATCAATAACTGCCTAACTCAAAGTAAAAGCGGACAAAGTCAAGAGATGTACTCAAGTTATTGTTCATGTGCCAATTATGGAATTTTACTAAAGtctttttgaacatttcatgTGAAGACCATTAATTATTTTGTAGTTTTGACCCGTGCATATATTCATAGGCCGACTCACTCACATGTAAACATTCATGTATATGTACTCAAGTAGCTATGCTGCTTGTCTCTGAGTGTCTCTACCATATGCTACGAGAGTTACAAAGATATCTGTCATGctataattcttgtttttcctGGATGTGCCAGTATGAGGAGATAGTAGCTGAACCTATTGCTCCTTGACATTTATGGCAGATTACTTGTACTTTGCTTGGTTGAAAATGATGGTGCTTTTCAAATGGTTAAAGAATTTAATTTTCAATGCGAAAGTGAGGAGCTTACTGGTGACAAGCTCAAGCAGGCTATTTCCATGTTGGCACAACTTGTTACTTCTATTCCTGACAAGGCTCGACCAGGAATCTCTAGTGCTCTTTCATCACAGTATCCTTATTACTTTAAGTATTGGTACTGTCTGTTTTTCATGAGTTTATCTAATTTGTGCCCTTGTAACTAGAGGAATAGTAAACAATTTCATCCGTGAGTAAAACTTCAGTGCCTGTTCAGTATGCCAAGTTACTCTGATTACTCACCATAGATCCAAAGATAAGTAGTTGACCACATATTGTTGCTTACGGTGTCTATTATTGGTAGTTGGTTACCATTTGGCTTACTGAATTGGTTCTCAAGTTCTTCTCTTCTTGCCTTAACAACTAAATGGGTCATAGAGGAATCTTTTTGCTGTAGTTTTGCTTTCCTCCACTAAACTTGGATTTTGTTCATGTTCTCGATCTATCAGTTGTGGTCATGCATCATTATGAGCTGTGGCTACTTTTCATTCTCTTTGTCCCTCTGCTTGTCTGTATTCCTTACCTGGATATCTTAGTTTGTTTTTCAAGAGTAttactacccaactcctctctGGAGCAGAAGAATGGGACAAGAATCTACCTGATGGAGTGGACAGCTGCAATAAAATTTATACACATGATACAATTGTCTTTATTGGAGAAATAGTTGCTCGAATTTGTCGGAGAGGATCAGCtggtaaaattttttcaaaatatggaGTGCTAGATATTTCCCCCTCCTGACTTTATAATACTCTGCTACACCAAAATAAGCCTCAGGTGTGAATCTTTACTTTTCACAGATGTGCTGCTAAGTGAACTGATCCCCCGAGTCCTCTGTCAAGCTCGCAATTTTTTGTCTGGAACTGCTAATGTGTCTGTTAACAAGACATTTGAGTTAAAACCTGGTCTAAGATTTTGGTCAAGAGTGATAGAGGAGATTAAAGATTCTTATGCTGTGGAAAGATTGTCTGAGCAGCTCTTGCATCAACTAGCAGCTCAAAATACAAATGATATTGAAGCTTACTGGATTTTGTGGATCCTGTTTCATCGTAGTTATGAGAACCAACCTTTGATTAGGTTTATCCATCTCCTTTTCTCCAGCCTTTAAAGATTTTTCTAGATAGTGATAGTCAATTTGTTTGCAATGAGAATGAATTGGGATGTttcaaatggctaaatcagtatTAGTAAACTTAGTGGGAACAAAAATGTGAGATGCTTTCATGGAAAAGTTTTTGTGAATTTATTTTCTGATtcttcctttaagacatgtcacatgaaatatatatatatatatatatatatcaaggaTACAATGTATATTCTTTAGGGCAATTCTGTATCTTTACAAATTACATAAATGTGGAAGCATCTCTGGTAACAGTGACAATTTACTAAATTCCCTCCTTTTTCAGGTCTATGTTTGTTGACAAATTTTTGCTCTGGAAAGTATTTCCTATCTGTTGCCTGAGATGGATTCTTCACTTTGCTATTCTTGAATGTTCCCCTGATAATACTTTGCTGACAAAAGCTTATCATGCTCATCGCCTAGTGGAGACAATGCAGCGTCTTGTTTCAGTGTGGTCCAAACGAGAGTTTGTGCAATCATCTAGGCTTGAGCAACAAGCTTGTATCCTTTCTTATTgttttctcatttgaaatggGTGCAATATCTTCTTTTGATATCCATTATGTGGGGAAGAGGTCCAATGAAATACTTGGTCTTAGTATCTGTACTTGCCAGTCAAAATTGCTTGCTTGTCATTAATATATGTGGTTATGGAATGCTTTTGCCTCTGGGGGGATCAGTATGTTCCTGCCGTTAAGAaggatggaaaaaaaaatcttgttcAGCATGGACTTTTGCTATTCTATTCTTTCTTCGGTTGTAATTAGTTGACGTTCTTTTATTCCAATCTTTTGGgctattatttttaatttttttcatcctGTGACTCCTTAATGTTTTCAGATGTAACTGCAGCTTTGGGCCTCTGCCTGGAGAAGATGTCAAAGGAAGATTTAGATGCAACAAAGGATGCTATCCACTCAATTCTTCAAGGAGTTAGCTGTAATCTTTCCTCCTTTTGCTAGTTATTGAAATTATCTTGTTCGCTGGCTCTTATCTCTCAATGATTGGTGACAGGTAGGCTGGAAAGCCCTGATCATTTGGTCCGCAAAATGGCCAGTAGCGTTGCTTTAGTATTTTCTAAAGTTGTTGACCCCCAAAATCCTTTATATCTGGATGATAACTGCCATGATGAGACCATTGATTGGGAGTTTAAGCCAACAATGTCAGATAGAAGTTCAGTGGCTAAATCACATCACAAGGATGAAGAAGCTGACAAAGTTAAAGGTTTAGACATGGCAAAGGAAGCCAACGGTGTCGATGATGCTGATATGGGAAAGAAAGTCAAAGGCAGGAAACAGAAGCTGTTGGAATTTAAATTAGTTGATCCGGATGAGGTTATTGATCCAGCTGCATTAAATGGCGAGTTAATCTCTGATGGAGAGGGTGATGATTTTGGAAGTGAGGATTCTGATTCCTTGAGCGACACATCTTTAGAGCCATATGATTTAACAGATGATGATGcggatttgaaaagaaaattctcGCAGTTGGTTGATGTGGTTGGGGCATTAAGGAAATCTGATGATGTTGATGGGGTGAGTTTCTTCTACTTTGACAAAGTTTAAATAAAAGAACCCTCTAAATTTGCTAATGTTGTAAGGCGAGGAAGAAATCTGGTTTTCATTCTAAAATCCTTTGTCATGTATAGCTTCAATTTTGGTGCCTCCTTTAATGTACTTTTGCATATGTTTAAAATTGCTATAGTCATTGTTGATAGCACAATTATGTTATAAAGACACTGCTGATTTCGCAATATACTATGTAAATTATAGTTTTTTTGAGTTTCAAAGTAAAGCTTCTAGCTAtagatttcttatttttttcagtGTGTTGCAGTTTCTTATGCAGAATCCAAACTACTTTACAGGAGGTTATCCTATCAGTCCTTTCTCTCCCAATGACAACATCTTCAATTCAGCAAATTATGAATACCTGTTATATGAAGTTAATAATTCTACCTATTGGAAGCCTTACCTGAAGGTTGTACCATAGACATTCTGGAGCTATAATTATGTCTCTTTTCTCTGCAGGTCGAAGGAGCACTTAATGTTGCTGAGAAGCTTGTTCGAGCATCACCTGATGAACTTAAATATGTAGCTAGTGACCTGGCTAGAACTCTGGTTCAGGTTCGTTGTTCTGATTTCACAGTCGAAGGAGAAGAAGAATCAGCTGAAGAGAAGAGGCAAAAAGCATTAGTTGCACTGATTGTGACCTGTCCACTCGAATCTCTTGAGGCTCTACACACCTTGCTATACTCAGCTACAGTAGATGTCAGCCAACGAATTATGATTCTTGATGTAATGACTGGTGCAGCACAAGAGCTAGCGAgtatgaaatttttaaaaccaGAATATCAGCCAAGGAACCTCATATCATCCGTCTCAGATAAGCCATGGTTCATCCCAAGAAACATTGGTCCTCCAGGAGCGAGTTCTTGGAAGGAAATATCAACACCTGGAACTCTA encodes:
- the LOC113739833 gene encoding uncharacterized protein, giving the protein MGEVEEKAVLEKVGNVVASINGSKHVDQVISAVYSLAALLFPLETLSFIGSISEKYRDEVRSVEALSENQTKEWWKVFYKGAAFPALARVLLYDVASDWLVCFPISARKNVYDVFFVKGRMTEVVQAIVPCLQNRGSTSYDTSAVYSNAERLLVLCLVENDGAFQMVKEFNFQCESEELTGDKLKQAISMLAQLVTSIPDKARPGISSALSSHLFFKSITTQLLSGAEEWDKNLPDGVDSCNKIYTHDTIVFIGEIVARICRRGSADVLLSELIPRVLCQARNFLSGTANVSVNKTFELKPGLRFWSRVIEEIKDSYAVERLSEQLLHQLAAQNTNDIEAYWILWILFHRSYENQPLIRSMFVDKFLLWKVFPICCLRWILHFAILECSPDNTLLTKAYHAHRLVETMQRLVSVWSKREFVQSSRLEQQAYVTAALGLCLEKMSKEDLDATKDAIHSILQGVSCRLESPDHLVRKMASSVALVFSKVVDPQNPLYLDDNCHDETIDWEFKPTMSDRSSVAKSHHKDEEADKVKGLDMAKEANGVDDADMGKKVKGRKQKLLEFKLVDPDEVIDPAALNGELISDGEGDDFGSEDSDSLSDTSLEPYDLTDDDADLKRKFSQLVDVVGALRKSDDVDGVEGALNVAEKLVRASPDELKYVASDLARTLVQVRCSDFTVEGEEESAEEKRQKALVALIVTCPLESLEALHTLLYSATVDVSQRIMILDVMTGAAQELASMKFLKPEYQPRNLISSVSDKPWFIPRNIGPPGASSWKEISTPGTLLNWSYSYERELPPRPGQIQRGKTRRWSLQSSVNENQLEQSQNQFPQYAAAFMLPAMLGFDKKRHGVDLLGRDFIVLGKLIFMLGVCIKSAAMHPEASVLASPLLDMLRVREISHHIEPYVRRSVLFAASCILVAIHPTHVASALMAGNTEIPRGLEWIRTWAHDIAESDTDRECYMLAMTCLQLHSELALQTSRALESTEGTFGTETLGLPSALASGMIKIPRV